The Kazachstania africana CBS 2517 chromosome 8, complete genome genome contains a region encoding:
- the MPP10 gene encoding rRNA-processing protein MPP10 (similar to Saccharomyces cerevisiae MPP10 (YJR002W); ancestral locus Anc_5.221), producing the protein MSDLIDIVKNTPVDVISNDSAKPLNLVKSYIDSVIEINKTLESSVKTDIDEVTVDGLDANQVWWQAKIVIDKIGADLMERIQELKAVVDNDDNELESSDDMKNDDIEEQLENSEEEQEDGFVSAQESAEENEVNEAEISEQDESDFEIEEGRDDYAEESEEDEGEDEAVEDDEGDENVEAPSTSKNDPYKINDEFFNLEEFNKQTLAQEDGNLDDIDNEDDEEIDYFADLPSDEDEEADYYEDFFDKPRSQKPAKKPVEDDDDEVEEEEENGDEDFGSAMSSLKLDLFDENDEEDAEEADGDKLSTFEKQQLEIQKQIAELEKEAIAEKKWALKGEVKAKDRPDNALLTEDIEFDRTSKPVPVITNEVTESLEDMIRKRIKEYTFDDLQRRTIHDFNMKAHKPRFELSDVKSSKSLAQLYEDDYQGVTEETEISEELQKSHDEVSKLFNDICYKLDALSSAHFIPKPAEKSLEVRVETAAITMEDAQPLSMSTASTLAPQEVYRSGKADNDKEIKLNNGTVMSREELTREDKNRLRRSIKRKRAKHMISQAQRQPKKKSKKDDVIDTLSRAKNVTVVNKSGEKHDTRGNVRKNNNAGSSVDKVRL; encoded by the coding sequence ATGTCtgatttgattgatatAGTGAAAAACACCCCAGTGGATGTTATTTCGAATGACAGCGCCAAACCGTTAAATTTGGTCAAGTCGTACATCGATTCagttattgaaataaaTAAGACCTTGGAATCTAGTGTCAAAACTGATATTGACGAAGTCACAGTGGATGGTCTAGATGCCAACCAAGTCTGGTGGCAAGCAAAAATTGTTATCGATAAAATCGGCGCAGACTTGATGGAAAGAATCCAAGAATTGAAGGCTGTTGTCGACAATGACgataatgaattagaatccAGTGACGATATGAAGAATGATGACATTGAAGAGCAGCTTGAAAATTCcgaagaagaacaagaagatgGATTCGTATCAGCCCAGGAATCTGCAGAGGAAAATGAAGTGAATGAAGCCGAAATCTCTGAACAGGATGAAAGTGATTTTGAGATCGAGGAAGGTCGTGACGATTATGCTGAAGaatctgaagaagatgaggGCGAAGATGAAGCTgtagaagatgatgaaggaGATGAAAACGTTGAGGCGCCTTCTACATCTAAGAATGACCCATATAAGatcaatgatgaattttttaatctTGAAGAGTTCAATAAGCAAACTTTAGCCCAAGAAGACGGTAATTTAGATGATatagataatgaagatgatgaagagatTGATTATTTTGCAGACTTACCctctgatgaagatgaagaagccGACTATTatgaagatttttttgataaacCACGATCCCAGAAACCTGCCAAGAAGCCTGTggaagatgatgacgacgaagtagaagaagaggaagagaaTGGCgatgaagattttggtTCTGCTATGAGCTCGTTGAAATTAGATTTATTTGACGagaatgatgaagaagatgcaGAAGAGGCAGATGGAGACAAATTGTCCACATTTGAAAAGCAACAGTTAGAAATTCAAAAGCAAATTGCAGAATTGGAGAAAGAAGCGATTGCTGAGAAAAAATGGGCCTTAAAAGGTGAAGTTAAAGCTAAAGATCGTCCAGACAATGCTTTGTTGACAGAAGATATAGAATTTGATAGAACGTCAAAGCCTGTTCCCGTTATTACCAATGAAGTTACCGAATCCTTGGAAGATATGATCAGAAAGAGAATTAAAGAATACacttttgatgatttacaaagaagaaCGATACATGATTTTAACATGAAGGCACATAAGCCTAGATTTGAATTAAGTGACGTTAAGTCATCCAAATCCCTTGCTCAATTGTATGAAGATGATTATCAAGGTGTCACTGAAGAAACTGAGATCAGTGAAGAGTTACAAAAATCACACGAtgaagtttcaaaattattcaatgatatCTGTTACAAACTAGATGCACTATCTTCAGCACATTTCATACCAAAACCTGCCGAGAAATCCCTGGAAGTCAGGGTGGAGACAGCAGCTATAACCATGGAAGATGCCCAACCTCTAAGTATGTCCACGGCGTCCACTTTGGCACCACAAGAAGTTTACAGATCTGGAAAGGCAGACAATGATAAGGAAATCAAGTTGAACAACGGTACGGTGATGTCCAGAGAAGAATTAACGAGAGAGGATAAGAATAGATTGCGTAGATCGataaagagaaagagagcCAAACACATGATTAGCCAAGCACAAAGAcaaccaaagaagaagagcaaGAAGGACGATGTCATCGACACTCTTTCGCGTGCAAAAAACGTTACTGTCGTTAATAAGAGTGGTGAAAAGCACGATACTAGAGGTAATGTCAGAAAGAACAATAACGCGGGCAGTAGCGTAGACAAAGTGAGATTATGA